The Stenotrophomonas sp. NA06056 genome segment GTTTGTTTCTAAACCCTTAGCAATCAAGTTCCTGGAGAAAACCATGTACTTCGCCGTCCTGACCAATCTCGCCCAAGTTCAGAGCTCCACCGTCCTCGCCGTCGGCATCATGATCGGCCTGGCCGCGCTGGGCGCTGGCCTGGGTCTGGCCATCATGGCTGGTAAGTTCCTGGAGTCGGCCGCGCGCCAGCCGGAGCTGATCCCGGTCCTGCAGGTCCGTATGTTCATCACCGCCGGCCTGATCGACGCCGCCTTCATCATCTCGGTCGCCGTTGGCCTGCTGTTCGCCTTCGCCAACCCGATGGTCGGCGAGTTCGTCTCGCGCCTGCCGGCAATCGCTGGCTGATCCAGCGAAAGCGAAACGACCGGGCGCCGCAGGCGCCTGGTCGCGGATGAAGGTTCGGAGGCGCCGCCCGTGCGGCGGCGCATCCATCCCGTCACAACCGACTGAGCGAACCCCATGGATATCGGTTTTACCCTCATCGCCCAGGCCCTGGCCTTTGCCGCCCTGATCTGGCTCATCGCGACCAAGATCTGGCCGCCGCTGATGAACGCGATCGAAGAGCGCCAGCAGAAGATCGCTGAAGGCCTCGCTGCTGCCGACCGCAGCCAGAAAGATCTGGCCCAGGCGCAGGACAAGGTCAATGAAGCGCTGAAGGAAGCCCGCACCAAGGCCAACGAGATCATCGACCAGGCCCATGCGCGTGCCAACCAGATCGTCGACGCGGCCCGCAACGAAGCTGTTGCCGAAGCCACCCGTCAGAAGGACCTGGCCCAGGCCGAAATCGACGCCGCCGCCAATCGTGCCCGTGAAGATCTGCGCAAGCAGGTGTCCGCGCTGGCCGTGACCGGTGCCGAAAAGCTGCTCAAGCGCGAAATCGACGCCAACGCCCACAAGGCGCTGCTCGACGAGCTGGCCTCGGAGATTTAAGGATGAGCCAGGCCCTCACGCTTGCCCGCCCGTACGCCCGCGCCGCCTTCGCGACCGCGCGTGACGAAGGCGCGTTCGCGCCGTGGTCGGACGCTTTGGCGTTCTCCGCCCACGTCGCCGCCGACCCGCGCGTGGCGGCCCTGCTCGCCAACCCGGAGCTGGGTCGCGATGACGCCGTCGCCCTGCTGGCGCCGGAGTCCCGCGGCGAGACCTACTCGCGCTTCCTGGCTGTGCTTGCCGAATCGCATCGTCTGCCGCTGCTGCCGGAAATCGCTGGCATGTTCGACGCGCTGCGCGCCGAGGCCGAGCACGTGGTCAAGGCCACCGTGACCTCCGCGGCCGAGCTGTCGGTTGCCGAGCTGGACGCGATCAAGGCCGCGCTGCGCAAGCGCTTCAACCGCGAGGTCGAAGTGGCCACCGCGGTCGACGCCTCGCTGATCGGCGGCGCTGTGATCGACGCCGGCGACGTGGTCATCGATGGTTCGCTGAAGGGCAAGCTGGCCCGTCTGCAGACCGCGCTCGCTAACTGAATTCATTTAACGTCCGGCCCCGCTGCCGGCACTAGGACTTGACGATGGCAACCACGCTCAACCCCTCCGAAATCAGCGAACTGATCAAGAACCGCATCGAGAAGGTCAAGCTGGCCGCGGAATCGCGCAACGAAGGCACCGTGACCAGCGTGTCCGACGGCATCGTGCGCATCTTCGGTCTGGCCGACGTGATGCAGGGCGAAATGATCGAACTGCCGA includes the following:
- a CDS encoding F0F1 ATP synthase subunit delta, with the protein product MSQALTLARPYARAAFATARDEGAFAPWSDALAFSAHVAADPRVAALLANPELGRDDAVALLAPESRGETYSRFLAVLAESHRLPLLPEIAGMFDALRAEAEHVVKATVTSAAELSVAELDAIKAALRKRFNREVEVATAVDASLIGGAVIDAGDVVIDGSLKGKLARLQTALAN
- the atpE gene encoding F0F1 ATP synthase subunit C gives rise to the protein MYFAVLTNLAQVQSSTVLAVGIMIGLAALGAGLGLAIMAGKFLESAARQPELIPVLQVRMFITAGLIDAAFIISVAVGLLFAFANPMVGEFVSRLPAIAG
- a CDS encoding F0F1 ATP synthase subunit B gives rise to the protein MDIGFTLIAQALAFAALIWLIATKIWPPLMNAIEERQQKIAEGLAAADRSQKDLAQAQDKVNEALKEARTKANEIIDQAHARANQIVDAARNEAVAEATRQKDLAQAEIDAAANRAREDLRKQVSALAVTGAEKLLKREIDANAHKALLDELASEI